In Vigna radiata var. radiata cultivar VC1973A chromosome 3, Vradiata_ver6, whole genome shotgun sequence, the following proteins share a genomic window:
- the LOC106757221 gene encoding vacuolar protein sorting-associated protein 55 homolog isoform X2 has protein sequence MLSALMYVLVPMPCLFFGGGSTQFLMSRDGGGWIDAAKFLTGASAVGSIAIPIILKHAHMIETGAMLIELVSFFIFICTVLCFHQANLDDDW, from the exons ATGTTATCAG CTCTGATGTATGTGCTTGTACCTATGCCTTGCTTATTCTTTGGAGGTGGATCGACTCAATTTCTAATGAGCCGTGATGGTGGGGG TTGGATAGATGCTGCAAAATTTTTGACTGGAGCATCAGCCGTTGGGAGCATAGCCATTCCTATAATCCTCAAGCATGCACATATGATTGAGACAGGCGCGATGCTCATTGAGCTTGTATCGTTCTTCATATTTATATGCACTGTTTTATGTTTCCACCAAGCCAACCTTGATGATGATTGGTAA
- the LOC106757221 gene encoding vacuolar protein sorting-associated protein 55 homolog isoform X1, whose product MFSASILLQILACAIYNNWWPMLSALMYVLVPMPCLFFGGGSTQFLMSRDGGGWIDAAKFLTGASAVGSIAIPIILKHAHMIETGAMLIELVSFFIFICTVLCFHQANLDDDW is encoded by the exons ATGTTTTCAGCTAGCATTTTGCTTCAGATTCTG GCATGTGCAATATATAACAATTGGTGGCCCATGTTATCAG CTCTGATGTATGTGCTTGTACCTATGCCTTGCTTATTCTTTGGAGGTGGATCGACTCAATTTCTAATGAGCCGTGATGGTGGGGG TTGGATAGATGCTGCAAAATTTTTGACTGGAGCATCAGCCGTTGGGAGCATAGCCATTCCTATAATCCTCAAGCATGCACATATGATTGAGACAGGCGCGATGCTCATTGAGCTTGTATCGTTCTTCATATTTATATGCACTGTTTTATGTTTCCACCAAGCCAACCTTGATGATGATTGGTAA
- the LOC106757522 gene encoding WD repeat-containing protein LWD2, translating into MDSVEVNFSIQSHTEAKQGVHTYAAQWPISSLAWSMRRDKSPRLAIGSYLEDYTNKVELVHFNIDTFNFTTDPRLVFDHPYAPTNIMFFPSEDDTNPDLIATSGDNLRLWEIHEDHIQLKSPLIGNKVSDHSAITSFDWAVFDTRLIATSSVDTTCTIWDIEREVMKAQLVAHDKEVYDISWGGFNVFASVSGDGSVRVFDLRDKEKSTIIYENPVQDCPLLRLEWNKSDPRFMATVGLDSNKVVILDIRLPTTPFMELSKHRTCVNAMSWSPDFGRHLCSVGDDARAFIWDVMDSRFPSRNGCEVEPVMWYGSPAEINQVRWSPMQVDWIALAFFNNLQLLKV; encoded by the coding sequence ATGGATTCCGTTGAAGTCAACTTCAGCATTCAAAGCCACACGGAGGCAAAACAAGGTGTTCACACGTATGCTGCTCAGTGGCCAATTTCCTCTCTGGCATGGTCGATGCGTCGTGACAAAAGCCCTCGCCTTGCCATTGGCAGTTACCTGGAAGATTACACCAACAAGGTTGAACTTGTCCATTTCAACATCGACACCTTCAATTTCACCACCGACCCTCGTCTGGTGTTTGATCACCCTTATGCACCCACAAACATCATGTTCTTTCCATCCGAGGATGACACCAATCCAGACCTCATTGCCACCTCAGGCGACAACCTCAGATTGTGGGAAATCCACGAAGACCACATTCAACTGAAGTCCCCGCTAATTGGTAACAAAGTCAGCGATCACTCGGCAATTACCTCGTTTGATTGGGCAGTGTTTGACACTCGTCTTATAGCCACTTCTAGTGTGGACACCACATGCACCATCTGGGACATTGAGAGGGAAGTCATGAAGGCACAGCTAGTGGCACACGACAAAGAAGTGTACGACATTTCATGGGGTGGGTTCAATGTGTTTGCTTCGGTGTCAGGTGATGGTTCTGTGAGGGTGTTTGACTTAAGAGACAAGGAGAAATCTACCATAATTTATGAAAATCCTGTGCAGGATTGTCCCTTGCTGCGATTAGAATGGAACAAAAGCGATCCAAGATTTATGGCGACAGTGGGATTGGACAGCAACAAGGTGGTGATATTGGATATCAGGCTTCCGACCACACCGTTTATGGAGTTGAGTAAACATCGAACATGTGTTAATGCGATGTCATGGTCCCCAGATTTTGGACGACATCTGTGTTCTGTTGGCGATGATGCAAGGGCCTTCATCTGGGACGTTATGGACTCAAGGTTTCCATCAAGGAATGGTTGTGAAGTGGAGCCAGTGATGTGGTACGGATCACCGGCTGAAATCAATCAGGTCCGTTGGTCCCCAATGCAGGTCGATTGGATTGCGCTTGCTTTCTTCAACAACTTACAACTACTCAAAGTGTAG